A single genomic interval of Helianthus annuus cultivar XRQ/B chromosome 6, HanXRQr2.0-SUNRISE, whole genome shotgun sequence harbors:
- the LOC110944969 gene encoding uncharacterized protein LOC110944969, giving the protein MIRRCPHHRIEKWELVKCFVRGLDDTTWNRLESISNGTLLSNHEDDDWEFLERMSKRSKEKESADRAKKHPISRSLPNLDSKDRISTLEREMARMKKKEVGAIQYSVCEECGDIGHRTENCQATADVNQVYGDRRQYDMNSNTYHPGLRNHPNLRYGNASNQMNPNFQSGNQGGYSHQNRQGGNQGGYQRNNNQNGGDDLSAKMDALLNMQKESQNNIKESHNDIKEIKKTNEIRDKAHEALAKQVGQLAEEMAQIRGSMGKLPSDTTVNPKHQGFNTSNVRDARVSAISILLNDEVCSVESIPPPQFVDGVVENIGEEPESENEQETISQSKVENITKNSFCENCLNQLNPINASKVEERCPPKDEGWENFKQAKINLPLLDDIKKVPAHVECLKELSIEKRHNKLPEPVDLISHVSAVLSSALPRKAQDPGDPLIPIQIGTFKIKRALLDLGACVSILPGSLYDQYDFGPLKKFDTPVVLADQTPTHPRGMVEDVIVKVDDCYYPVDFLVVDYVGCVGDTQPIVILGRPFLATANAIINCATGTVSMKFGDRELN; this is encoded by the coding sequence ATGATACGGAGATGTCCACATCATCGAATTGAGAAGTGGGAATTGGTAAAGTGTTTTGTTCGAGGGTTGGATGACACAACATGGAATCGTCTCGAGTCGATAAGTAATGGGACTCTTCTGAGCAACCATGAagacgatgattgggagtttCTGGAACGAATGAGCAAACGGTCAAAagaaaaagaatcggccgatcgAGCCAAGAAACATCCtatttcccggtcacttcccaaTCTTGACTCTAAAGATCGGATTTCTACGCTAGAGCGGGAAATGGCTCgaatgaagaagaaagaagtGGGTGCAATACAATATAGCGTATGTGAAGAATGTGGTGACATCGGTCACCGGACCGAGAATTGCCAAGCCACCGCGGATGTGAATCAAGTGTACGGAGACCGGAGGCAATATgatatgaactccaacacttaccaccccggaTTGAGGAACCATCCTAACCTTAGGTATGGTAACGCCTCCaaccaaatgaacccgaatttccaatcgggaaATCAAGGTGGGTATTCGCACCAAAATCGCCAAGGaggtaaccaagggggttatcAAAGGAACAACAATCAAAATGGTGGCGATGACTTGAGTGCCAAAATGGATGCTTTGCTGAATATGCAAAAAGAAtctcaaaacaatataaaagaatCTCACAATGACATTAAGGAGATAAAGAAGACGAACGAGATTCGGGACAAAGCACATGAGGCATTGGCAAAGCAAGTGGGCCAACTCGCGGAGGAAATGGCTCAAATAAGGGGAAGCATGGGAAAGCTTCCTAGTGACACTACAGTGAACCCGAAGCATCAAGGTTTTAACACAAGCAACGTGAGGGATGCACGCGTTAGCGCGATAAGTATTCTTTTAAATGATGAAGTTTGTAGTGTTGAAAGCATTCCACCACCACAATTCGTTGATGGTGTAGTGGAAAATATAGGTGAGGAGCCGGAAAGTGAAAATGAACAAGAAACGATTTCACAAAGTAAAGTtgaaaatataactaaaaattctttttgtgaaaattgtttaaatcaaCTTAACCCGATTAATGCATCAAAAGTTGAGGAACGGTGCCCACCGAAGGACGAGGGGTGGGAAAATTTTAAGCAAGCTAAAATTAATTTACCGTTACTAGATGACATTAAAAAGGTTCCGGCTCATGTGGAATGCTTAAAGGAGTTAAGCATCGAAAAACGGCACAACAAATTACCTGAACCGGTTGATTTGATATCTCATGTGAGTGCCGTTTTATCGAGTGCCCTTCCCCGAAAAGCTCAAGATCCGGGAGACCCTCTTATTCCAATTCAAATCGGAACATTTAAAATCAAGAGGGCGCTCCTAGATCTTGGAGCTTGTGTAAGCATCTTGCCCGGaagtttgtatgaccaatatgattttggtccattaAAAAAATTTGATACTCCCGTGGTATTGGCCGATCAGACTCCCACGCATCCAAGGGGGATGGTGGAGGATGTGATTGTTAAGGTGGATGATTGCTACTACCCAGTTGACTTTTTGGTAGTAGACTATGTTGGGTGTGTTGGGGACACCCAACCGATAGTCATACTGGGTAGACCGTTCCTGGCAACTGCTAATGCCATAATAAATTGTGCAACGGGAACTGTAAGCATGAAGTTTGGGGACCGGGAATTAAATTGA